Proteins encoded within one genomic window of Porphyromonadaceae bacterium W3.11:
- a CDS encoding IS256 family transposase, whose amino-acid sequence MQFKEILSNVMTEPNGVGRLMELIIEIAMQGERELYKEDSGDVSNGYRPRRIFASGNMLELRVPRTRQQGFMPLILGVLKDQEKEMGELAGYLYSCGNTMEDISGVFERLYGKRYSTSQINRLSLSTQEAVEEWRQRRLPRTLEALVIDATYLPVRRGESVSKEAFFVVMSLDSEGRRDIVGVYNNPTEGSGIWGEFFEDLKSRGLEVVGLIISDGLNNIEEVAREHFTEVEVQLCTVHLQREITRKIRPRDKSAIASDLQEVFSKDGSRSSPLDGLESFKNFAFRWRKSYPFLTKIANGQRIEYYFTYLKYDVSVRKYIHSTNWIERFNRQVKKGARYKCALPSVESALHLIGSIAINANYLKKRIGDLTLGLRKNNEK is encoded by the coding sequence ATGCAATTTAAGGAAATTCTATCAAACGTGATGACAGAGCCAAATGGAGTTGGTCGTTTAATGGAGTTAATCATCGAAATAGCGATGCAAGGGGAGAGGGAACTGTATAAAGAAGATAGTGGCGATGTGAGCAATGGATACCGCCCCCGTCGCATCTTTGCGAGTGGTAATATGCTAGAATTACGAGTACCCCGAACTCGACAGCAGGGCTTCATGCCCTTGATTTTAGGCGTTCTCAAAGATCAAGAGAAAGAGATGGGAGAACTAGCAGGTTATCTATATAGCTGCGGTAATACGATGGAGGATATCTCTGGAGTATTCGAGCGTTTGTATGGTAAACGTTATAGTACGAGTCAAATCAATCGTCTCTCCTTATCGACCCAAGAAGCAGTAGAAGAGTGGCGTCAAAGACGTCTACCGAGGACTTTAGAGGCACTTGTTATCGATGCTACATATCTTCCTGTACGGAGAGGAGAAAGTGTGAGCAAGGAGGCATTTTTTGTAGTGATGAGTTTAGATAGCGAAGGACGTCGAGACATCGTGGGTGTCTATAATAATCCAACAGAGGGAAGCGGCATCTGGGGCGAGTTTTTTGAGGATCTAAAAAGCCGAGGACTCGAAGTGGTAGGACTAATCATTTCAGACGGGTTGAATAACATTGAAGAGGTTGCACGTGAGCACTTTACAGAAGTGGAAGTCCAGCTCTGCACGGTGCATCTACAGCGAGAAATAACTCGAAAGATACGCCCTCGAGATAAGTCAGCCATCGCAAGTGATCTACAGGAGGTCTTTAGTAAAGACGGCTCAAGAAGCTCACCTTTAGATGGCCTAGAGAGCTTTAAAAACTTTGCGTTCAGATGGCGTAAGAGCTATCCTTTTCTCACAAAAATAGCTAACGGTCAGAGGATAGAGTATTACTTCACATACCTAAAATACGACGTCAGTGTTCGCAAGTACATTCATAGTACTAACTGGATAGAACGCTTCAATAGACAGGTAAAGAAAGGGGCTCGATATAAATGTGCATTACCTAGCGTAGAATCCGCTCTACACTTGATAGGTAGTATTGCAATCAATGCAAACTATCTGAAGAAAAGAATAGGAGATCTAACTCTTGGACTTAGGAAGAACAATGAAAAGTAA